The Pseudophaeobacter arcticus DSM 23566 genome includes a region encoding these proteins:
- a CDS encoding YqaA family protein, whose translation MLRRLYDRTMSLADHRHALWWLAAVSFVESSIFPIPPDVLMIPMILARPSRAWLIASVALGTSVAGGMLGYAIGAFFYDSLGQPILEAMGKATAIEEFNHKFNDFGFWAVLVAGITPFPYKVITIMSGWTGMPLMTFLATSILARALRFFIVAGLLRAFGAPIRDFIEQRLGLVFTVFSMLLFGGFLVLRYL comes from the coding sequence GTGCTACGCAGGCTATATGATCGAACCATGTCCCTCGCGGATCATCGCCACGCCCTATGGTGGCTCGCTGCGGTCTCCTTTGTCGAAAGCTCGATCTTTCCCATTCCCCCGGATGTCTTGATGATTCCGATGATACTGGCGCGCCCCTCCCGGGCCTGGCTGATTGCTTCGGTTGCGCTAGGGACCTCTGTTGCCGGTGGCATGTTGGGCTATGCCATTGGCGCATTTTTCTATGACAGCCTGGGACAGCCGATCCTCGAAGCCATGGGAAAAGCCACAGCAATTGAAGAATTCAATCATAAATTCAATGACTTCGGATTTTGGGCGGTTCTGGTGGCTGGGATTACACCTTTCCCCTATAAAGTCATTACAATCATGTCGGGCTGGACCGGCATGCCGCTGATGACCTTCCTGGCGACCTCCATTTTGGCCCGTGCGCTGCGCTTCTTTATCGTGGCCGGGCTGCTGCGCGCCTTTGGTGCACCAATTCGTGACTTTATCGAGCAGCGTTTGGGACTTGTCTTTACCGTCTTTTCCATGCTCCTGTTTGGCGGATTTTTAGTGCTGAGGTACCTGTGA
- a CDS encoding tyrosine-type recombinase/integrase: MKRPLKPRIEKPRLVWKWSVRLQAWEPYHRVTWTEGSRRRQKAILLKWEGDAQTLDALYWQCEAGRHERQKPEVKHTWGDLIRAWRSDPRIQGRLSAGTKKSYSRDMEEILIKNANKAVRNTGKQNLRSIHAKMAGKPRKADKRLQVISLLWNYAKDKLDWPIGDNPTKGIDHYGKQREFEPWPDWMIGKLSEAPDTVRTAAELILGTGQRPNAAISMEHRRFSGDWMEVLDEKGGEYFETYCPKDLRDYLSSRELKGKHVLAKNLTEPLGYDAVEKSFRRWRNNLGEAAKPYVLHGLRKLAIIRLAEAGCTDAEIQAVTNQSPEMVAYYRKKASRKALSKAAQHRRT; this comes from the coding sequence GTGAAACGCCCTCTGAAACCGCGTATTGAAAAGCCACGCCTCGTCTGGAAGTGGTCCGTGCGGCTGCAAGCCTGGGAGCCATATCACCGTGTGACATGGACAGAAGGCAGTAGACGCAGGCAGAAGGCCATTCTTCTCAAATGGGAGGGGGATGCGCAGACCTTAGACGCACTGTATTGGCAATGCGAAGCAGGACGGCATGAGCGGCAAAAACCGGAAGTAAAACACACTTGGGGAGACCTCATTAGGGCCTGGCGATCCGATCCGCGTATCCAGGGGCGCCTATCAGCGGGCACCAAGAAATCATACTCACGCGACATGGAAGAAATTCTAATAAAGAATGCGAACAAGGCCGTTCGAAACACTGGCAAACAAAACCTTCGCTCCATTCATGCGAAAATGGCAGGAAAGCCCCGAAAGGCTGACAAGCGGCTGCAAGTGATTAGCCTTCTTTGGAACTATGCAAAGGACAAATTGGACTGGCCCATTGGTGACAATCCAACAAAAGGTATCGATCACTACGGAAAGCAGCGAGAATTCGAGCCTTGGCCAGATTGGATGATAGGCAAACTATCCGAGGCACCCGATACAGTTCGAACAGCTGCAGAGTTGATATTGGGGACAGGTCAACGCCCCAATGCAGCAATTTCCATGGAGCATAGGCGCTTCTCCGGGGATTGGATGGAAGTATTGGACGAAAAAGGCGGAGAGTACTTTGAAACCTACTGCCCCAAAGACCTTAGGGACTATCTGTCTAGCCGAGAGCTAAAGGGGAAGCATGTGCTCGCAAAGAACCTAACAGAACCACTTGGGTACGACGCTGTAGAGAAATCTTTTCGACGCTGGCGCAATAACTTGGGGGAAGCAGCTAAACCATACGTTCTGCATGGGTTGCGAAAATTGGCAATCATTCGGTTGGCCGAGGCAGGCTGTACCGATGCAGAAATCCAAGCCGTGACAAACCAAAGCCCTGAGATGGTTGCCTACTACCGAAAGAAGGCAAGTCGAAAAGCCCTATCAAAGGCAGCACAACATCGTCGCACCTAA
- a CDS encoding disulfide bond formation protein B, whose product MRRILILAATLGSAAMMLGALGFQYIGELAPCKMCYWQRYPHVAAVGIGILAFLLPGAGLTALLYLGALATLITGGIGVYHTGVERGYWEGPTSCTSGPIGGLTPEQLMEQIMGAPLVRCDEVPWELFTLSMASWNAILSFALAGLWIAAARSKS is encoded by the coding sequence ATGCGACGAATTCTGATCCTTGCCGCGACCTTGGGCTCAGCGGCGATGATGCTGGGAGCGCTTGGTTTTCAGTATATTGGTGAGTTGGCCCCCTGCAAGATGTGCTACTGGCAGCGCTACCCGCATGTCGCCGCGGTCGGCATCGGCATCCTGGCTTTTCTGTTGCCTGGCGCAGGTCTCACGGCGCTGTTGTACCTTGGCGCCTTGGCCACCCTGATCACTGGCGGGATTGGCGTCTATCACACAGGGGTTGAGCGCGGCTATTGGGAGGGACCGACATCCTGCACCTCGGGTCCGATTGGTGGGTTGACCCCTGAACAGCTGATGGAACAGATCATGGGGGCCCCGCTGGTGCGCTGCGATGAGGTGCCATGGGAGCTGTTCACTCTCTCAATGGCCAGTTGGAACGCAATCCTCTCCTTTGCCCTGGCCGGTCTGTGGATCGCAGCGGCGCGCAGCAAGTCCTAA
- a CDS encoding Lrp/AsnC family transcriptional regulator gives MDKTDERLIAALRHNARASLSDLALQLDLSRTTVRARIERLQLRGDVLGFTVVLKEDVLRDPVRGLMMIGIEGRGASRIVRQLQGLPEVRAIHTTNGRWDLIVELGTETLETLDAALAKIRTFDGVVSSETNLLLATKKDS, from the coding sequence ATGGATAAAACGGACGAAAGACTAATTGCAGCCTTGCGGCACAATGCCCGCGCCAGCCTGTCAGACCTTGCTTTGCAGCTGGATTTGTCCCGTACCACTGTGCGCGCCCGGATCGAGCGGCTGCAACTGCGCGGAGACGTTCTGGGCTTTACGGTTGTCCTGAAAGAGGATGTGCTGCGCGACCCGGTGCGGGGGTTGATGATGATCGGCATCGAAGGCCGCGGTGCCAGCCGCATTGTTCGCCAGCTTCAGGGCCTGCCAGAGGTGCGTGCCATCCATACCACCAATGGGCGTTGGGATCTGATTGTTGAACTGGGCACCGAAACGCTGGAAACCCTGGATGCAGCGCTTGCAAAGATACGCACCTTTGACGGGGTGGTCAGCAGTGAAACAAATCTGCTTTTGGCGACCAAAAAGGACTCCTGA
- a CDS encoding helix-turn-helix transcriptional regulator yields the protein MGQVERIAVTEKTAAKMMDMSATKFRELVNFGAFPKPVSLGGGLKRWRVTDLKAIIDGTAAKNIEEFEL from the coding sequence ATGGGACAAGTTGAAAGGATTGCGGTTACGGAGAAAACAGCCGCTAAGATGATGGACATGTCCGCGACGAAGTTCCGAGAACTTGTCAATTTCGGCGCTTTCCCAAAGCCAGTTTCACTTGGTGGCGGCCTCAAGCGCTGGCGGGTGACTGACCTTAAGGCCATCATCGACGGAACCGCCGCAAAAAACATTGAGGAATTCGAGCTGTGA